The Elaeis guineensis isolate ETL-2024a chromosome 14, EG11, whole genome shotgun sequence genome has a segment encoding these proteins:
- the LOC105036606 gene encoding pathogenesis-related protein 1 has translation MSPSTWTLEIESPAPAARLFKAVLDWHNLAPKLLPNIVASAVGVQGDGSIGSVRQLNFTSAMPFGYVKERLDFVDFDKFEFKQSLVEGGDLGKKIESASTQFKFEQTSKEGCVCKVVTTYKPLPGVDNKDEVAKGKEAVTATIKAAEAYVLANPGAYA, from the exons ATGAGTCCCTCCACTTGGACCCTCGAGATCGAGTCCCCGGCCCCCGCCGCAAGGCTATTCAAGGCGGTCCTCGACTGGCACAACCTTGCTCCTAAGCTCCTGCCCAACATCGTCGCAAGCGCCGTCGGTGTCCAAGGTGATGGCAGCATCGGAAGTGTCAGGCAGCTCAACTTCACCTCGG CAATGCCATTTGGGTATGTGAAGGAGCGCCTGGACTTTGTGGACTTCGACAAGTTTGAGTTCAAGCAAAGCCTGGTCGAAGGCGGTGATCTCGGGAAGAAGATCGAGTCAGCCTCCACCCAGTTCAAGTTCGAGCAAACCAGCAAGGAAGGGTGCGTGTGCAAGGTGGTCACAACCTATAAGCCATTACCAGGAGTTGACAACAAGGATGAGGTAGCCAAGGGAAAGGAAGCAGTGACCGCGACCATCAAGGCAGCAGAGGCCTACGTCCTGGCCAACCCTGGTGCCTATGCCTGA